The proteins below come from a single Gossypium raimondii isolate GPD5lz chromosome 2, ASM2569854v1, whole genome shotgun sequence genomic window:
- the LOC105787562 gene encoding UPF0496 protein At2g18630 yields MASSSSSEPSLRKEGRPDSRSQAQSSWNRVAYSGIDTLQYRTDLVINSLPADSDFNSFAKDYFDNTKNTLELCTAIRDCLTRTQNNHEIIRLAVKCFDEEVGTDEKRSGKTLEELKRFKAAEEPFFEELRVLAGRVLRQQESLQRKFNARKGTLEKKLASLETWRRVSLAFFVVAFFSLLIFSVVAATKSVKHVITALGSALTVAIVPVGTWCNERWNRNKEKEKKKLKLTKTVFYAALTPIIRVLVDQLEVKFKSLSHSVDSVLTEGYALKVAIDKIKKDLKDVTDTIPDVLRRADDLGRETIMDWREILTRMMETL; encoded by the coding sequence ATGGCATCATCTAGTAGTTCTGAACCGTCATTGCGAAAAGAAGGGCGACCGGATTCCCGATCCCAAGCTCAATCGAGCTGGAACAGGGTTGCTTATAGTGGTATTGATACTCTCCAGTATCGTACTGACCTTGTCATCAACTCTCTCCCGGCCGATTCGGACTTCAATTCTTTCGCCAAGGATTACTTTGACAACACAAAAAATACTTTAGAGCTCTGTACTGCCATTAGGGATTGCCTCACACGTACTCAAAACAATCACGAAATTATTCGGTTGGCCGTTAAGTGTTTCGATGAAGAAGTCGGGACCGACGAGAAGAGATCCGGTAAGACCTTGGAGGAACTGAAAAGGTTCAAAGCAGCCGAAGAGCCTTTCTTTGAGGAGTTACGTGTACTGGCAGGCAGGGTCCTTCGGCAACAAGAATCGTTGCAACGGAAGTTTAATGCTCGGAAGGGAACGCTTGAAAAGAAATTGGCATCACTGGAAACATGGAGGAGGGTGTCGTTGGCCTTTTTTGTTGTCGCTTTTTTTTCCTTGTTGATTTTTTCCGTGGTGGCGGCAACCAAGTCCGTAAAGCATGTCATAACAGCTTTGGGTAGTGCGTTGACGGTTGCTATAGTTCCGGTCGGGACATGGTGCAACGAGCGTTGGAATCGGaacaaagaaaaggagaaaaagaagcTGAAATTAACTAAAACGGTGTTCTATGCTGCTCTTACACCCATCATAAGGGTGCTTGTTGACCAACTGGAAGTTAAATTCAAGTCACTGTCGCACTCCGTTGATTCCGTGCTCACGGAAGGATATGCTTTGAAGGTCGCGATAGATAAGATCAAAAAAGATTTGAAAGATGTTACGGACACCATCCCGGATGTGCTTCGACGGGCGGATGACCTTGGCCGTGAAACAATAATGGATTGGCGAGAGATTTTGACGCGGATGATGGAGACGCTGTAG